Proteins from one Mycobacterium adipatum genomic window:
- the glf gene encoding UDP-galactopyranose mutase, producing the protein MSAESHRADLLVVGSGFFGLTIAERVANELGKRVLVVERRSHLGGNAYSEPDPETGIEVHRYGAHLFHTSNQRVWDYVRRFTEFTGYQHRVFALHKGQAYQFPMGLGLVSQFFGRYFTPDEARALIAEQASEIDTAQARNLEEKAISLIGRPLYEAFVKHYTAKQWQTDPTDLPAAVISRLPVRYTFDNRYFNDTYEGLPVHGYTAWLQNMADHENIEVRLDTDWFAVRDELRAANPGAPVVYTGPLDRYFDYVDGRLGWRTLDFETEVVATGDFQGTPVMNYNDPDVPFTRIHEFRHFHPERDYPTDKTVIMREYSRFAEADDEPYYPINTDADRALLAGYRDRAKAETAVAGVLFGGRLGTYQYLDMHMAIASALNMYDNILAPHLRDGAALAVQDEGNS; encoded by the coding sequence ATGTCCGCTGAATCTCATCGCGCAGATCTGCTTGTCGTCGGCTCCGGATTCTTCGGCCTGACGATCGCCGAGCGCGTGGCCAATGAACTGGGCAAGCGTGTGCTCGTCGTGGAGCGCCGCTCCCATCTCGGAGGCAACGCCTACTCCGAACCCGACCCGGAGACCGGTATCGAGGTACACCGCTACGGCGCGCACCTGTTCCACACCTCCAACCAGCGGGTCTGGGACTACGTCCGACGGTTCACCGAGTTCACCGGCTACCAACACCGGGTCTTCGCGCTGCACAAGGGGCAGGCCTACCAGTTCCCGATGGGGCTGGGGCTGGTGTCGCAGTTCTTCGGGCGGTACTTCACCCCGGACGAAGCACGGGCCCTGATCGCCGAGCAGGCCAGCGAGATCGACACCGCGCAGGCGCGCAACCTCGAAGAGAAGGCCATCTCGCTGATCGGCCGGCCGCTGTATGAGGCCTTCGTCAAGCACTACACCGCCAAGCAGTGGCAGACCGACCCGACCGACCTGCCCGCGGCCGTCATCAGCCGGCTGCCGGTGCGCTACACGTTCGACAACCGGTACTTCAACGACACCTATGAGGGTCTGCCGGTGCACGGGTACACCGCCTGGCTGCAGAACATGGCCGATCACGAGAACATCGAGGTCCGCCTCGACACCGACTGGTTCGCCGTCCGCGACGAACTCCGCGCGGCGAACCCGGGTGCGCCGGTGGTCTACACCGGACCGCTGGACCGCTACTTCGACTACGTCGACGGGCGGCTGGGCTGGCGGACGCTGGACTTCGAGACCGAGGTGGTGGCGACCGGTGACTTCCAGGGCACCCCGGTGATGAACTACAACGACCCCGACGTGCCGTTCACCCGCATCCACGAATTCCGGCACTTCCACCCAGAGCGCGACTACCCCACCGACAAGACGGTCATCATGCGGGAGTACTCCCGCTTCGCCGAGGCCGATGACGAGCCGTACTACCCGATCAACACCGACGCCGACCGGGCGCTGCTGGCCGGATACCGGGACCGGGCCAAGGCCGAGACCGCGGTCGCCGGCGTGCTCTTCGGCGGCCGGCTGGGCACCTACCAATACCTCGACATGCACATGGCCATCGCCAGTGCGCTGAACATGTACGACAACATCCTGGCGCCGCATCTGCGTGACGGTGCGGCCCTGGCTGTCCAAGACGAAGGCAACTCATGA